The Monodelphis domestica isolate mMonDom1 chromosome 7, mMonDom1.pri, whole genome shotgun sequence genome window below encodes:
- the ARL6IP1 gene encoding ADP-ribosylation factor-like protein 6-interacting protein 1 produces the protein MAEGDNRSSNMLAAETASLEEQLQGWGEVMLVADKILRWERAWFPPAVVGVVSLVFLLIYYLDPSVLSGVSCFVMFLCLADYLVPILAPRIFGSNKWTTEQQQRFHEICSNLVKTRRRTVGWWRRLFTLKEEKPKMYFMTMIISLAAVAWIGQQVHNLFLTYLIVTFLLLLPGLNQHGIISKYVGMAKREINKLLKQKEKKNE, from the exons ATGGCGGAGGGGGACAATCGCAGCAGCAACATGCTG GCTGCAGAGACTGCCAGCCTGGAAGAACAATTACAAGGATGGGGAGAAGTGATGCTGGTAGCTGATAAAATCCTGCGATGGGAAAGAGCCTGGTTTCCACCTGCAGTCGTGGGTGTTGTTTCTTTGGTGTTCCT tTTGATCTACTACTTAGATCCATCTGTTCTTTCTGGCGTTTCCTGTTTTGTCATGTTTTTGTGCCTGGCTGACTACCTTGTACCCATTCTTGCTCCTAGAATATTTGGCTCTAATAAATG GACTACTGAGCAACAGCAAAGATTCCATGAAATCTGCAGCAATTTAGTGAAGACCCGGCGCAGAACTGTTGGCTGGTGGAGACGCCTCTTCACACTGAAGGAAGAAAAACCTAAAATG TACTTCATGACCATGATCATTTCTCTTGCTGCAGTCGCTTGGATTGGACAGCAAGTCCATAATCTTTTCCTCACCTACCTTATCG taaCTTTCTTACTGCTACTTCCTGGACTAAACCAACATGGAATCATTTCAAAGTATGTTGGAATGGCCAAAAGAGAGATAAACAAGCTCCTCAaacaaaaggagaagaaaaacgAATGA